The genomic window GGAGAAACGGCAACGACATTCCTGGAAACGGGTGATTCAGGAATAGGTCACccaactgctgtgtgtgtgtgtgtgtgtgtgtgtgtcccagttgAGAGACAGCATGCAAGCCGAGATGCAGGTGAAGGAAAAGGAGTCGGAGCAACAGAAAAAGAGGATCGAGGAGTTGGAGCTGACGCAGGAGAAACTGGAGGCCGCTCTCACCATGGAGATCCAGGctcggctggaggaggagagggccaggcaggagctggagaggtagtgaacacacacacacacacacacacacacacacacacagacacacaccccgtCTCGACCTATCTTAAACCAAACCCTGCGTCTCCTCCAGGTTGCTGCAggcggaggaagagaagaagaagcagttcCAGCTGCTCCAGGAGCAGCAGAGGGCCCTGCAGAGCCTCAGCCCCGTACCGGAGGCCTCGGACGGCGGTCCGGACCCCCGGAGCCCCTCGGCTCTGCACTCGGCCTCCAGGGAGCTGCAGGACCTGCGGGCTTCTCGCCAGAGGAGCCACCAGCACCTGGAGGTGGGACGGAGTTTGCGGCAcgttttttaaatccttttaaACGCTcgttagaagaagaaaatactAAACTCTTGTTTGACTTTTGTGGTTTCAGGAGTTGCAAGAGAAGCTGAGGGACGCCAGTCAACACGTCCGGCACTGGAACGTCCAGCTGAACCGCCTGATGAAGCCCATCGGGCCTGGAGGTCTGAACCCTGCCTGCTCTACCAGGGGTGTCATGTTGAGAACAATAACTGTATTTATGCAGCTCTTTGGTTTGTCTGTCCAGTTTTACCTCACAGTAAAGCTGTGGAAACAATACATATTgctttcattttttattatatttttttaattgagcaCAGATTAGATTATAACAATGAGGAGCATACAAGGTAAATATATAGTTTAGATTTTAGAAAATACTTTACTTATCTGTAGTTTATCACTACTAAAGAGAAGCGatgcatttttttccttctaaatattcatatttaaaaaagtcagTCAATGTTAATTATTGAGTACGTACTTTGATAAATTTGAAGAATTGTACAGATAATTaaagaatacaatattgtttttaatgtggctACGGATGTGCATCAAAATACAGTCAAAACATaggtttagttttttcttcatGAAAGGGCAGCAGTTCCCTAGAAAGCGttgaaaaatgtgatttaaaaacacaattgtTAAAAAATCTCTTAAAATTAATCTAGATCTGCATACAAATTAAACGTCTGTTCCCGAAACCATTGTTCTAACTTTCCTCTCAATCTTATTGAAAACTGCTCGcacatttttttcaaataacTCCTAAAATCACTACTTTTGCAGTCATTAGGCTacctaaaaagtaaaaagtcaaACTT from Pseudoliparis swirei isolate HS2019 ecotype Mariana Trench unplaced genomic scaffold, NWPU_hadal_v1 hadal_147, whole genome shotgun sequence includes these protein-coding regions:
- the LOC130191551 gene encoding differentially expressed in FDCP 6 homolog encodes the protein MQAEMQVKEKESEQQKKRIEELELTQEKLEAALTMEIQARLEEERARQELERLLQAEEEKKKQFQLLQEQQRALQSLSPVPEASDGGPDPRSPSALHSASRELQDLRASRQRSHQHLEELQEKLRDASQHVRHWNVQLNRLMKPIGPGERLEHRQLSKQTCPKKEGALASNEFISKFKKRAEENNQTAEDRDAVEERLEERLEAADLSDGSDGSDESQEKPDGQM